One Aciduliprofundum boonei T469 genomic region harbors:
- a CDS encoding KaiC domain-containing protein produces the protein MRIKTGIEGLDDMLNGGIPKGHTVAVIGAFGTGKTTFAMQFIWEGLINGERCIFLSLEEDEDSVVESASKFGWDYSKYLGSQLQLLKLDPEDAKSSVERLESDIPELIKEFEATRIAVDSISLITMMYDSIDEKRKVVFKLAKSIKESGATAVFTAEVDPKNPKVSRDGIVEYVVDGVILLSFLEENNVLKLTIRVLKMRRTQHSREVKLYEIGEGGINVLAQADVF, from the coding sequence ATGAGAATAAAAACTGGAATTGAGGGATTGGACGATATGCTCAACGGTGGCATTCCCAAAGGGCATACCGTGGCGGTTATAGGTGCATTTGGCACTGGAAAAACCACATTTGCTATGCAATTCATCTGGGAAGGCCTAATTAATGGAGAAAGGTGCATATTTTTGAGCTTGGAAGAAGACGAGGATAGTGTTGTAGAAAGTGCAAGTAAATTTGGGTGGGATTATTCCAAGTACTTGGGCTCTCAGCTCCAGCTTTTAAAACTTGATCCTGAGGATGCAAAGAGTAGCGTTGAGAGATTGGAGAGCGATATACCCGAGCTCATAAAAGAGTTTGAGGCAACGAGGATTGCCGTGGATTCTATAAGTTTGATAACGATGATGTACGATAGCATTGATGAGAAGAGAAAGGTAGTTTTCAAGCTTGCAAAGAGCATAAAGGAGAGTGGTGCAACTGCGGTTTTTACAGCAGAAGTGGACCCAAAAAATCCCAAGGTTAGCAGGGATGGAATTGTGGAGTATGTTGTTGACGGGGTAATCCTTCTATCTTTTCTTGAAGAGAACAATGTTCTAAAGCTCACAATTAGAGTTTTGAAGATGAGAAGAACTCAGCATTCGAGAGAGGTAAAATTGTACGAGATAGGAGAGGGAGGAATAAATGTTCTTGCCCAAGCGGATGTATTTTGA
- a CDS encoding ATPase domain-containing protein, which produces MRIPTSVAAFDEIVKGGVPAGSVVILAGEPGSGNVEFAYTSAAKLSIARKYQERRKFMVIEAEDIYIPEGTLYISFSKSEDEIFRAIDLTFNEDLGEAFRDSLKIKDLSVEYFRNSIVPRRWITESTGEFLKRKGDILKEFVNVLDSYSNGRIVIVDSLTDLVTSTRINFENLIDVIKGLRRAAKKWNTVIYLLLTLGVVDKMKENLLFDSVDGVFVFEWHGSESYSKRYRYMYVLKFVGLMAHLEEERIARFNTTLNRRSGFVVVNTEKIG; this is translated from the coding sequence ATGAGAATACCTACATCTGTGGCTGCATTTGACGAAATTGTTAAAGGCGGGGTACCTGCCGGCTCGGTTGTAATTCTTGCTGGAGAACCGGGGTCTGGCAATGTTGAATTTGCATACACTTCAGCTGCAAAATTATCCATAGCGAGAAAATACCAGGAAAGGAGAAAATTTATGGTTATAGAGGCGGAGGATATTTACATTCCTGAGGGCACTCTGTACATATCCTTTTCCAAGAGCGAGGATGAGATATTTCGTGCAATAGATTTGACATTTAACGAAGACCTCGGTGAAGCATTCAGAGATTCTCTAAAAATTAAAGATTTATCCGTAGAGTATTTTCGTAACAGCATAGTGCCTAGGAGATGGATTACGGAGAGCACGGGGGAATTTTTGAAGAGGAAAGGAGACATACTGAAAGAGTTCGTGAATGTGCTTGACTCGTACTCGAATGGCAGAATAGTTATTGTGGACTCTTTAACTGATTTAGTCACCTCCACTCGCATAAATTTTGAAAATTTAATTGATGTGATAAAAGGGTTGAGGAGGGCAGCTAAGAAATGGAACACGGTAATTTATCTCCTTTTAACTCTAGGCGTAGTGGACAAGATGAAGGAAAACTTGCTTTTTGATTCAGTTGACGGGGTATTTGTATTCGAGTGGCATGGTTCTGAAAGTTACTCAAAGAGGTATCGCTATATGTATGTGCTAAAATTTGTGGGGCTTATGGCTCATCTTGAGGAGGAGAGGATTGCTAGGTTTAATACCACTTTAAACAGACGCAGTGGGTTTGTGGTGGTGAATACTGAAAAGATAGGGTGA
- a CDS encoding PKD domain-containing protein, protein MNTKNLKKGEVIAAIALLLLSALVFAGAVNALEPQTGEMRFVLIYHDVITGDSDFLSGVSVSLFEINGKYISSAVSSSSGVVKFENIPYGNYALKTDGQVKGNYFYDESFATVKFDSSGLHTLDGNSFWSLNVNRYPLPNVLNLTVEKNGEIIPAHVSVYFKNVEIASKSIDTYGLFNLPDGKVTLKITYLDGGVSKAYYKELAVSGNMNLTINVGNAKKIWGIVEDSSTGLPVATNVHITLINESSNEFNVLQFPGGPFSFYLVAPQNYKVVITADGYGIKSYAATELMGSSPAKIELNPVENDINYTITLSNDLKTINMVYTMDITNETILANLPYNDTGVLYYQLKFLGVDNAYLENYFTNNVAKYTTNLITLGGNIYELSTYTSDWKVINAGNEEFKVTIDATYVNENISKDNLLKNGMVELDLYGGQTTYLGAKLVYKYTIQLPSDLERSNEVRGAAVNGYVNTLTITDIKTSPVKIDLKERKSPAMNVDPLHFKFGWTKMENKNYVVNQSADNYTIVVPAGKSVWFNASKVVYDMVRNKVDPENTTYTWVFDGQIKASGKGVYNVTSTFLVGKHILQLKVADIGGNTNETNITILADAYYPTVNMVIEYPSGKMVAKVNMAADMKTLNYDVYGKNGTVSIVNGTASIPVTLTFNQTQEIIYDASKSYDTYDGKNKVDLPLNVVWNFNGVKTTGLNKTYAFEKPTRNGTYTISVKFTDAVNNTVTVNFKVIIKDITPPVPKVNITSGGKQVAEIKEGEQVTFDASASYDPDNGTIVSYQWTIKDHNYKVLNESSGDFKIISGSFTSPKLTLEFTHFGTYYIILNITDAAGNYKVYNKTFRVAPVRPDLSVTDVQVKGDRVEGSQLTFVVNVTNNGNKNASVYYIILLVDGKEVVNKTFYNLSAGSSVEDNITYAFSGANNYSVTVKVYCPDEPASYTSDNKKEMNIDIAQAPWKTPALVIGVIAIIIVLGYIGWIAQKKKAGKGKFTKRTKEKKEKKGKK, encoded by the coding sequence ATGAACACCAAAAATTTGAAAAAAGGAGAAGTGATCGCAGCGATTGCGTTGCTGCTGCTTAGCGCCCTGGTATTTGCAGGGGCAGTGAACGCTCTTGAGCCACAAACTGGAGAGATGAGATTCGTTTTAATCTATCATGATGTTATTACTGGAGATAGTGATTTTCTTTCTGGAGTGAGTGTATCTCTGTTTGAGATTAATGGTAAATATATATCATCCGCTGTATCATCATCCAGCGGAGTTGTGAAATTTGAGAATATACCCTATGGAAATTATGCTCTGAAAACCGATGGACAGGTCAAAGGCAACTATTTCTATGATGAATCATTCGCCACTGTAAAGTTTGACTCTTCTGGCTTGCATACTCTTGATGGCAACAGTTTCTGGAGCCTAAATGTGAATAGGTATCCTCTTCCAAATGTTCTTAACCTAACTGTAGAGAAGAATGGAGAAATCATACCTGCTCATGTATCTGTTTATTTCAAGAATGTAGAGATTGCGAGCAAGAGCATTGATACTTATGGTTTATTTAACCTTCCTGATGGAAAGGTCACATTGAAGATAACATACTTGGATGGCGGAGTTAGCAAGGCTTACTACAAAGAATTGGCAGTTAGTGGAAATATGAATCTAACAATTAATGTGGGAAATGCAAAGAAGATATGGGGTATAGTGGAGGATTCTTCCACAGGTTTGCCAGTGGCTACAAATGTGCACATAACACTCATAAATGAGAGCTCCAACGAGTTTAATGTTTTGCAATTCCCTGGCGGGCCGTTTAGCTTCTACCTTGTGGCTCCTCAGAATTACAAGGTAGTAATAACTGCAGATGGTTATGGAATTAAGAGCTATGCCGCCACGGAGCTTATGGGCTCTTCACCCGCAAAGATAGAGTTGAATCCTGTGGAGAATGATATTAATTACACCATCACCTTATCTAATGATCTGAAGACCATAAATATGGTTTACACGATGGATATAACAAACGAGACAATTCTTGCAAATCTTCCTTACAACGATACCGGAGTGCTCTATTACCAGCTCAAGTTCTTGGGTGTGGATAATGCATATCTTGAGAATTATTTCACAAACAATGTTGCCAAGTACACCACCAATTTGATAACTCTTGGCGGCAATATCTACGAGCTATCCACATACACTTCCGACTGGAAGGTAATAAATGCTGGAAATGAGGAGTTTAAAGTTACAATTGATGCCACTTATGTAAACGAGAATATTTCAAAGGATAATCTGCTTAAGAATGGAATGGTGGAGCTTGACCTCTATGGTGGGCAAACTACATATCTTGGAGCTAAGCTAGTTTACAAGTATACAATTCAGCTTCCAAGTGATTTAGAGAGGAGCAATGAGGTGCGTGGAGCCGCTGTTAATGGTTATGTGAATACCCTCACGATAACAGACATAAAGACATCACCTGTTAAGATAGATTTGAAGGAGAGAAAGAGTCCAGCCATGAATGTAGATCCACTGCATTTCAAGTTTGGATGGACAAAGATGGAGAACAAGAATTATGTTGTTAATCAGAGTGCAGACAATTATACCATCGTAGTGCCAGCAGGAAAGAGTGTATGGTTTAATGCATCCAAGGTTGTTTACGATATGGTTCGTAATAAAGTGGATCCAGAGAACACCACTTACACCTGGGTATTTGATGGGCAGATTAAAGCTTCAGGAAAGGGTGTTTATAATGTCACAAGCACATTCTTGGTTGGAAAGCACATCTTGCAGCTTAAGGTTGCAGATATAGGTGGAAACACAAATGAGACGAATATTACAATCCTTGCAGATGCTTATTATCCTACTGTGAATATGGTAATTGAGTACCCATCTGGCAAGATGGTTGCAAAGGTAAACATGGCGGCTGATATGAAGACTTTGAATTATGATGTATATGGTAAGAATGGGACAGTGAGCATAGTGAATGGAACTGCCTCCATACCCGTAACTCTAACATTTAACCAGACTCAGGAGATAATTTATGATGCTTCCAAGAGCTACGATACATATGATGGCAAGAATAAGGTTGATTTGCCCTTAAATGTGGTTTGGAATTTCAATGGAGTCAAGACCACAGGGCTCAACAAGACTTACGCCTTTGAGAAGCCAACAAGAAATGGCACTTATACGATAAGTGTTAAGTTTACAGATGCGGTTAACAACACCGTTACCGTTAACTTCAAGGTAATAATTAAGGATATAACTCCACCAGTGCCCAAAGTGAACATAACATCTGGAGGAAAGCAGGTAGCTGAGATTAAAGAGGGAGAGCAGGTGACATTTGATGCCTCTGCCAGCTATGATCCTGATAATGGTACAATAGTATCTTACCAGTGGACTATAAAGGATCATAATTACAAAGTGCTCAATGAGAGCTCTGGAGATTTCAAGATTATCAGCGGATCTTTCACATCTCCTAAGCTCACTCTTGAGTTCACCCACTTTGGCACTTATTACATAATTTTGAACATCACCGATGCTGCAGGAAATTACAAGGTTTACAACAAGACATTTAGGGTAGCACCAGTTAGACCTGATCTCTCAGTTACAGATGTGCAAGTAAAAGGAGATAGAGTTGAAGGAAGTCAGTTAACATTCGTGGTAAATGTCACAAATAATGGAAACAAGAATGCAAGTGTGTACTATATAATTCTCCTTGTGGACGGCAAGGAAGTGGTGAATAAGACATTCTACAATCTAAGTGCAGGAAGCTCTGTAGAGGATAATATTACATATGCATTCAGTGGAGCAAACAATTATTCAGTAACTGTTAAAGTCTACTGCCCTGACGAGCCAGCAAGCTATACAAGTGATAACAAGAAAGAAATGAACATTGATATTGCTCAGGCACCTTGGAAGACACCTGCCTTGGTTATAGGGGTTATAGCGATAATTATAGTGCTGGGATACATCGGCTGGATTGCACAGAAGAAGAAGGCAGGCAAAGGCAAATTTACAAAGAGGACCAAGGAGAAGAAAGAAAAGAAGGGAAAGAAATAA
- a CDS encoding tripartite tricarboxylate transporter permease yields MLLLYILFVLIGVGLGIITGLMPGLHVNNVAAIILCIYASFHTNPLLLANLIVANMITHTFVDFIPSTFLGAPNEDTSLSVLPMHRLLLQGDGFKAIYISTYGSLLATIFALPLIPLFQIALVNMNLAKYLYFYTPLLLLLIILGLLYMESKKNLKSMLLSILVITISGTFGYIALHFPLNHNYVIFGKGMSILFPIFTGLFGIPVLLLSQNTIVPKQRIVKPKIERKHYISSLVGTLSGSLVGFLPGVTSGVAAAISRIFIKEDDTEDFLYALGSVNTANYIFNLTALFLILRPRSAAVNIITQMLNIPVWFNTKFPPSSFLLILLTVAIASLLSFFITILLGKWFAKGIGKIGKRYGLISRILIIILFAIIFIFTGIIGVAFGIVATLIGLLPPKLGIMRVHLMSVIIIPVLIAYL; encoded by the coding sequence ATGCTTTTACTCTACATCTTATTTGTGCTTATTGGTGTAGGGCTTGGCATAATAACGGGCTTGATGCCCGGACTTCATGTTAATAATGTTGCCGCAATAATTCTCTGCATATACGCCTCCTTCCATACTAACCCATTACTTTTAGCAAATCTAATCGTTGCAAATATGATAACACATACATTCGTGGACTTTATACCCTCCACATTCTTGGGTGCCCCAAATGAAGATACCTCCTTATCAGTGCTCCCTATGCACAGATTACTCTTGCAGGGAGATGGTTTCAAAGCAATATACATCTCAACTTATGGCTCCCTCCTAGCCACCATTTTCGCATTGCCTTTAATTCCCTTATTTCAAATTGCACTTGTAAACATGAATCTCGCAAAATATCTTTATTTTTACACCCCTTTGCTCCTTCTTCTCATAATTCTAGGCCTACTATATATGGAAAGTAAGAAAAATTTGAAAAGCATGCTTCTCTCCATACTTGTAATTACCATTTCAGGAACTTTTGGATACATAGCCCTGCATTTCCCTTTGAACCATAATTATGTGATATTTGGTAAAGGAATGAGCATCCTATTCCCCATTTTTACGGGGCTCTTTGGCATACCCGTTTTACTACTCTCTCAAAATACAATAGTACCCAAGCAGAGAATTGTTAAGCCAAAAATTGAGAGAAAACACTACATTTCATCTCTTGTGGGTACGCTCTCTGGCTCTCTAGTCGGATTTCTTCCCGGCGTGACTTCTGGAGTAGCAGCAGCAATATCAAGAATTTTCATAAAGGAGGACGATACTGAGGATTTTCTCTACGCTTTAGGAAGCGTGAATACTGCAAATTATATATTCAATCTTACAGCTCTATTCCTTATTTTGAGGCCAAGGAGTGCCGCTGTCAATATAATAACTCAAATGCTCAACATACCTGTTTGGTTCAACACGAAATTTCCACCCTCATCCTTTCTGCTCATCCTCTTAACAGTGGCAATTGCATCCTTGCTCTCATTCTTCATAACAATATTGTTAGGGAAATGGTTTGCCAAGGGAATTGGAAAAATAGGAAAGAGATATGGCTTGATATCTCGCATATTAATTATTATTCTTTTCGCCATAATTTTCATTTTCACGGGCATTATTGGCGTAGCATTTGGAATAGTTGCAACCCTCATAGGCCTGCTGCCTCCAAAACTTGGCATAATGAGAGTGCATCTGATGAGCGTAATTATAATTCCCGTGCTTATTGCTTATCTATAA
- a CDS encoding transposase, with product MSRKLDLYKVVKMGMKALKRANIPLYWSKYSRKDYTLHQHMMLIVLTQYVGSIERMLQIVREMRKIKRVMRLKKIPHKSTISRELRRIPERWIRIVLREIVKIMGIPNKFAVDSTGIQIYYRSYYYTQRIGEVGKIREGLKLHAAVDIERKLITNAIVTKWHTNDSPYLIPLLEEERVKEVYADKGYDSLRNIRFVLNKGGTPYIAIRNKARRGLRRRLLEKSKSPDWKKKYSHRNVIESVFHSFKRVVGDYIFSHSFSGASKLLLFKVLAYDLYV from the coding sequence ATGAGCAGGAAATTAGACCTGTACAAGGTTGTGAAAATGGGGATGAAAGCTCTAAAGAGAGCAAATATTCCTCTTTACTGGAGCAAGTACTCTAGGAAAGATTACACTCTGCACCAGCACATGATGCTGATAGTGCTGACACAGTATGTGGGAAGTATAGAAAGAATGCTCCAGATTGTGCGAGAAATGAGAAAGATAAAGAGGGTAATGAGATTGAAGAAAATCCCCCATAAAAGCACAATTTCAAGAGAGTTGAGAAGAATACCAGAACGATGGATTCGCATTGTGCTTAGAGAAATAGTGAAAATAATGGGAATACCCAATAAATTTGCAGTGGATTCCACAGGTATTCAAATTTATTACCGTTCATACTACTACACACAGCGAATCGGAGAAGTAGGAAAAATAAGAGAAGGATTGAAATTGCATGCTGCTGTGGATATTGAGAGGAAGCTCATTACCAATGCAATAGTTACAAAATGGCACACTAACGATTCACCGTACCTCATTCCTCTTTTGGAGGAAGAGAGAGTAAAAGAAGTGTATGCAGATAAGGGCTATGATTCTCTACGTAACATACGATTTGTTCTGAATAAAGGAGGAACTCCATACATAGCAATCCGTAATAAAGCAAGAAGAGGATTGCGAAGGAGATTGTTAGAAAAGAGCAAATCACCTGACTGGAAAAAGAAGTACTCGCATAGAAATGTAATTGAATCAGTCTTCCACTCTTTCAAAAGAGTTGTTGGAGATTACATATTTTCCCATTCTTTCTCTGGTGCTTCTAAACTCCTGCTCTTCAAAGTTCTTGCCTATGATCTCTATGTCTAA
- a CDS encoding DUF2268 domain-containing putative Zn-dependent protease (predicted Zn-dependent protease with a strongly conserved HExxH motif), translated as MHTLIIDIDISEDCLNSEEPWMCVYKKHEELFQNSIGKMLNTDALQFFKNTKKELSEILKIVEVYKNKSGEIHNILQRVENMCPIDNNFSVYFLPAPFDFVITQYSRNLGVFIFFGIGGDDSFMNTENLSVLLPHEYAHIVRLHTVLLPEGIDSPYQMNLANLTILEGLGITFSAWFNNDLKKESLWKYIPFEKDKWQEYMERENEYIELLKNRKDEKLTQDTILEFYGPERKGYAIGSLCIFSLIEKGYSICELDKMKDNEILEKL; from the coding sequence ATGCACACACTCATAATTGATATAGATATATCGGAGGATTGCTTGAATTCAGAAGAGCCCTGGATGTGCGTATATAAAAAGCATGAGGAACTCTTTCAAAACTCAATAGGAAAAATGCTCAACACCGATGCATTACAATTTTTCAAAAATACAAAAAAGGAGCTATCTGAAATTTTGAAAATAGTGGAGGTATATAAAAATAAGAGTGGCGAAATACATAATATTCTTCAAAGAGTGGAAAATATGTGTCCCATAGACAATAATTTTTCTGTGTATTTCCTTCCTGCACCCTTTGATTTTGTTATAACTCAATACTCTAGAAATTTAGGAGTTTTCATATTTTTCGGTATCGGTGGAGATGATTCCTTTATGAATACAGAGAATTTGAGTGTGCTCTTACCCCATGAGTATGCCCATATTGTGCGCTTGCATACTGTTCTTTTGCCAGAAGGTATAGATTCTCCTTACCAAATGAATCTTGCTAATTTAACCATACTGGAAGGTTTGGGAATAACATTTTCGGCTTGGTTTAACAATGATTTAAAGAAGGAGAGTCTCTGGAAATATATCCCTTTTGAGAAGGATAAATGGCAAGAATATATGGAGAGAGAAAATGAATATATAGAACTACTCAAAAACAGGAAGGATGAAAAATTAACTCAAGACACCATACTTGAGTTCTATGGCCCTGAGAGAAAGGGATACGCTATTGGCTCTCTCTGCATTTTCTCCCTGATTGAAAAAGGATATTCTATATGTGAGCTAGATAAAATGAAAGATAATGAGATTTTAGAAAAACTCTAA